In the Ruminococcus sp. OA3 genome, one interval contains:
- a CDS encoding DUF4430 domain-containing protein, with the protein MKKDLLVLAFVVLLIVLVLRGTKIQSVEDYYLTHVDDITEDSETVTVSIRCDTILDHYDKLDPRLQDEKYVPADGVILEPTRYVLRPGDTAFDVLNRAVRHEQIHMEFQGAKDNAYGSAYIQGINYLYEFSCGNLSGWMYRVNGQFPSYGISRYKLKDKDQLELVYTCDLGRDVGGNFGEQKEEKSNE; encoded by the coding sequence GTGAAGAAGGATTTGCTGGTACTGGCGTTTGTTGTGCTGCTGATCGTGCTGGTCCTCAGGGGAACAAAAATCCAGTCTGTGGAGGATTATTATCTGACACATGTGGATGATATCACAGAGGATTCGGAGACAGTTACTGTCTCTATTCGCTGTGACACAATACTTGATCATTACGATAAACTGGATCCCAGGCTGCAGGATGAAAAGTACGTGCCGGCGGATGGTGTGATTCTGGAACCGACCAGATACGTACTGCGTCCGGGGGACACCGCCTTCGATGTGCTGAACCGTGCGGTACGCCATGAACAGATTCATATGGAGTTTCAGGGGGCAAAAGACAATGCCTATGGAAGCGCTTATATTCAGGGGATCAATTATCTGTATGAATTCTCCTGTGGAAATCTGAGTGGCTGGATGTACCGGGTGAACGGACAGTTTCCGTCTTATGGGATCAGCAGATATAAACTGAAGGATAAGGACCAGCTGGAGCTGGTGTACACCTGTGATCTGGGGCGTGATGTGGGAGGTAATTTCGGGGAACAGAAGGAGGAGAAGAGTAATGAATGA
- a CDS encoding energy-coupling factor transporter transmembrane component T, with translation MNEFAGYHPAVLFAYYVLVLVFAMFTVHPIMLSLVLLGGILLFGVLNPLRVLARNLLYYLFFFLLLAVTNPLFSHNGETILFFMNDNPITMEALAYGAALSIMIVGVMFWCKNYNLIMTSDKFIYLFGKAIPRLSLVLSLTLRFIPLFKTQIHKINQTQKVLGLYSTDSRTDRLMSGMRVFNSILSWAIENSLETADAMKARGYGLPGRTNFSLFKFRKRDGILMGAIAVLTAVIWAGYFLLPLDFAFYPVVDHIQNTNQAVFIYAIVLIYMVLPSLLEIKEKLRWNYLKSKI, from the coding sequence ATGAATGAATTTGCAGGTTACCATCCGGCGGTGCTGTTTGCCTATTACGTACTGGTGCTTGTTTTTGCCATGTTCACCGTACACCCCATCATGCTGTCTCTCGTGCTGCTGGGGGGAATTCTGCTGTTTGGGGTGCTGAATCCTCTTCGGGTGCTGGCAAGGAATCTTCTTTATTACCTGTTCTTTTTTCTGCTTCTGGCTGTAACCAATCCGCTGTTTTCGCATAACGGTGAAACAATCCTGTTTTTTATGAACGATAATCCAATCACGATGGAAGCTCTCGCGTACGGTGCAGCGCTGTCCATCATGATCGTGGGAGTGATGTTCTGGTGCAAAAACTATAATCTGATTATGACATCGGATAAATTCATTTATCTTTTTGGAAAAGCGATTCCGCGTCTGTCTCTGGTGCTGTCTCTGACACTTCGTTTTATTCCACTGTTTAAGACACAGATCCATAAAATTAATCAGACGCAGAAAGTGCTGGGACTTTATTCGACGGACAGCCGGACGGACCGGCTGATGAGTGGGATGCGGGTGTTCAACAGTATTCTGTCATGGGCGATTGAAAACTCCCTGGAGACGGCGGATGCGATGAAGGCACGTGGTTACGGACTTCCCGGACGAACAAATTTTTCGCTGTTTAAGTTCCGGAAACGGGACGGAATCCTGATGGGGGCAATCGCTGTACTGACTGCGGTCATCTGGGCAGGATATTTTCTGCTGCCGCTGGATTTTGCGTTTTATCCGGTAGTGGATCATATTCAGAATACCAATCAGGCGGTATTTATCTATGCGATTGTGCTGATTTACATGGTTTTGCCGTCACTGCTTGAGATAAAGGAGAAACTTCGATGGAATTACTTAAAGTCGAAAATCTGA
- a CDS encoding ABC transporter ATP-binding protein — protein MELLKVENLNFTYPGQSEKTLREISLTVREGEFIVLCGESGCGKTTLLRLLKRELAPHGQKEGKIVYRGCEQEQLDEKVSACEIGYVMQNPENQIVMDKVWHELAFGLENMGLPQQTIRRRVGEMACFFGIDEWFRKETAQLSGGQKQLLNLASIMAMQPKILILDEPTSQLDPIAAADFIATVGKLNRELGTTILMVEHRLEEVFPIADRVVVMEEGSILLCEPPRAAGKRLKEIRENHRMLVGFPSAVRIYNALDVPDAPCPVTVRDGREFLKTYFSNEKQRRASHENSLVEGKTAVMLKDVWFRYKRELPDVLEGVALEIKTGEIVSILGGNGSGKTTLLSVISDMNHAYRGKIRILGKKLKAYKGNELYKHTLAMLPQNPQTVFIKESVREDYLEMKKVMEYSDSEMENQVAEVQELLGISALMDKHPYDLSGGEQQKAALGKILLLQPKILLLDEPTKGIDAYSKHRLVELMKKLQTGGMTILMVTHDVEFAAQVSNRCAMFFDRELTSVDPPAEFFCGNSFYTTAANRIARQMFDDVVVCGDIVSLCRINGRKGERHEGKTVNGDSAADCLCGGNHLLRSHSVSGSAI, from the coding sequence ATGGAATTACTTAAAGTCGAAAATCTGAATTTTACATATCCCGGTCAGAGTGAGAAGACACTGAGAGAGATATCGCTGACTGTCAGAGAAGGAGAGTTTATCGTACTCTGCGGTGAGTCCGGATGTGGAAAGACAACGCTTCTGCGACTGCTGAAACGTGAGCTTGCCCCACACGGACAAAAAGAAGGTAAGATTGTCTACAGGGGCTGTGAGCAGGAACAACTCGATGAGAAAGTATCGGCCTGCGAGATCGGCTATGTGATGCAGAATCCGGAAAATCAGATCGTAATGGATAAGGTCTGGCATGAACTTGCCTTTGGACTGGAAAATATGGGGCTTCCGCAGCAGACGATCCGGCGGCGGGTTGGAGAGATGGCTTGCTTTTTCGGGATTGATGAATGGTTTCGAAAAGAAACGGCGCAGCTCTCAGGAGGACAGAAACAGCTGCTGAATCTGGCTTCCATCATGGCGATGCAGCCAAAGATTCTGATATTAGATGAACCAACTTCACAGCTGGACCCGATTGCAGCTGCAGATTTTATTGCTACAGTTGGAAAGCTGAACCGGGAGCTTGGGACGACGATTCTGATGGTTGAGCACCGGCTGGAAGAAGTGTTTCCCATTGCCGACAGAGTTGTGGTGATGGAAGAGGGGAGCATACTGCTGTGTGAACCTCCCCGGGCAGCAGGAAAGCGGCTGAAGGAAATCCGGGAAAATCACAGGATGCTGGTGGGATTTCCAAGCGCCGTGCGCATTTACAATGCGCTTGACGTGCCGGATGCACCATGTCCTGTGACTGTGCGTGACGGAAGAGAATTTCTGAAAACTTATTTTTCAAATGAAAAACAGCGCAGAGCTTCGCATGAAAACTCTCTGGTGGAAGGAAAGACAGCAGTTATGCTGAAGGATGTCTGGTTCCGTTATAAAAGGGAGCTGCCGGATGTTCTGGAAGGAGTTGCGCTGGAGATCAAGACCGGGGAAATCGTCAGCATACTGGGCGGAAACGGTTCTGGAAAGACAACGCTGTTAAGTGTGATTTCAGATATGAATCATGCATATCGAGGAAAGATTCGTATTCTTGGAAAAAAACTAAAGGCCTACAAAGGCAATGAATTATATAAGCATACACTTGCGATGCTGCCGCAGAATCCGCAGACTGTATTTATAAAAGAAAGTGTGCGGGAGGATTATCTGGAGATGAAGAAGGTCATGGAATATTCTGATTCCGAGATGGAAAATCAGGTCGCAGAGGTGCAAGAGCTTTTGGGAATCTCCGCTCTGATGGATAAACATCCGTATGACTTAAGCGGCGGAGAGCAGCAAAAGGCGGCACTTGGAAAAATTTTGCTGCTGCAGCCGAAGATTCTGCTGCTTGATGAGCCGACGAAAGGAATCGATGCCTATTCAAAGCACCGCCTGGTGGAACTGATGAAAAAGCTGCAGACCGGCGGCATGACGATTTTGATGGTAACACATGACGTAGAATTCGCAGCCCAGGTGTCGAACCGCTGTGCCATGTTCTTTGACAGGGAGTTGACTTCGGTAGATCCGCCGGCGGAATTCTTCTGCGGCAACAGCTTCTACACAACGGCTGCCAACCGCATTGCGAGGCAGATGTTCGATGATGTTGTGGTATGCGGGGATATTGTCAGTCTGTGCCGTATTAATGGAAGAAAAGGAGAAAGGCATGAAGGTAAAACGGTTAACGGGGATTCTGCTGCTGATTGCCTGTGCGGCGGGAATCATCTTCTGCGGAGTCACAGCGTTTCAGGATCGGCGATATAA
- a CDS encoding ECF transporter S component — MKVKRLTGILLLIACAAGIIFCGVTAFQDRRYNLISIIMVLFACVPFYYAYEKKDGNIRRMVVLAVMTAIAVVGRFIFVVLPGFKPVTAIVIIAGMYMGPEAGFLTGSLVAVISNMFFGQGPWTPFQMLAWGMTGMVAGLPGIRKALKKKWVLAIYGVITGFMYSAIMDIWTVLSMDGTFNWLRYGMALFTAIPVTIEYMVANVVFLMLGIGPIGTKLERIRIKHGIFDD; from the coding sequence ATGAAGGTAAAACGGTTAACGGGGATTCTGCTGCTGATTGCCTGTGCGGCGGGAATCATCTTCTGCGGAGTCACAGCGTTTCAGGATCGGCGATATAATCTGATATCCATAATTATGGTGCTGTTCGCCTGCGTTCCTTTTTATTATGCCTATGAAAAAAAGGATGGAAATATCCGGCGAATGGTGGTCCTGGCAGTTATGACGGCAATCGCCGTCGTGGGACGTTTTATCTTTGTCGTACTTCCCGGGTTCAAACCCGTAACGGCAATTGTGATCATCGCAGGCATGTACATGGGACCTGAGGCAGGATTTTTGACAGGTTCACTGGTTGCCGTCATTTCCAATATGTTTTTCGGACAGGGGCCCTGGACGCCGTTCCAGATGCTGGCATGGGGAATGACCGGTATGGTCGCAGGACTTCCGGGAATACGAAAAGCACTGAAAAAAAAATGGGTGCTCGCCATATATGGGGTGATCACAGGATTTATGTATTCGGCAATTATGGACATCTGGACTGTCCTCTCCATGGATGGGACGTTCAACTGGCTTCGCTATGGAATGGCCCTTTTTACTGCCATTCCGGTGACGATCGAGTATATGGTTGCGAATGTTGTATTTCTGATGCTTGGCATCGGCCCGATCGGGACTAAACTAGAACGCATTCGTATAAAACACGGTATTTTTGATGACTAG
- a CDS encoding MoxR family ATPase: protein MNQTESLVTEIQKVIVGKEEVIQNVLMAILARGHILLEDIPGVGKTTLALAFSKVLGMDYKRIQFTPDVIPSDVVGFTVYDKKTDSFIYKPGAVMCNLLLADEINRTSSKTQAALLEVMEEGSVTVDGKTYPVPQPFTVLSTQNPFGSAGTQMLPQSQLDRFMVKLSMGYPDFDSQVNILRDRQNEQPLDSLRQAASKEDIVNMQQEVARVTVKDNILRYITTLVENTRKHELIQLGVSPRGALAINNMAKAAAYVSGREYVIPEDIVRIFTNVCAHRVILHPRAKVANTTAEEIMEEIVKETKAAEVA from the coding sequence ATGAATCAGACAGAAAGCTTGGTAACAGAAATTCAAAAAGTTATTGTTGGTAAGGAGGAAGTCATCCAGAATGTACTGATGGCCATCCTGGCGAGAGGGCATATCCTGCTGGAGGATATCCCGGGAGTTGGAAAGACGACACTTGCACTTGCGTTTTCCAAAGTACTTGGAATGGACTATAAGAGAATTCAGTTTACGCCGGATGTCATCCCATCGGATGTCGTAGGCTTTACGGTTTACGATAAGAAAACAGATTCTTTTATTTACAAGCCGGGGGCTGTTATGTGCAATCTGCTGCTTGCTGATGAAATCAATCGCACTTCCAGCAAAACGCAGGCAGCGCTGCTGGAGGTAATGGAAGAGGGAAGCGTTACGGTGGATGGTAAGACATATCCGGTGCCTCAGCCGTTTACCGTATTGTCGACACAGAATCCGTTTGGTTCTGCGGGAACCCAGATGCTGCCGCAGTCCCAGCTGGACCGTTTTATGGTGAAGCTGAGCATGGGTTATCCGGATTTCGACAGTCAGGTCAATATCCTGCGTGACCGCCAGAATGAGCAGCCGCTGGATTCTTTAAGACAGGCGGCATCGAAAGAAGATATCGTGAACATGCAGCAGGAAGTAGCACGGGTGACAGTCAAGGACAATATTCTGCGGTATATCACCACACTTGTGGAAAATACGAGAAAACATGAGCTGATTCAGCTGGGGGTCAGTCCGCGTGGAGCACTTGCGATCAATAATATGGCGAAAGCGGCGGCATATGTCTCAGGAAGAGAGTACGTGATACCCGAAGATATCGTGCGGATTTTTACAAATGTATGTGCGCATCGTGTGATTCTGCATCCGAGAGCAAAAGTGGCGAATACGACTGCGGAAGAGATTATGGAAGAAATTGTAAAGGAGACAAAAGCGGCGGAAGTCGCCTGA
- a CDS encoding DUF58 domain-containing protein: protein MAKSRICYGIWFLLTLLLYLWSDSWTALFLVAATVLLAVFGKISVLLMKKKVECTFEIRRMTSKKKPIRGVLCMTNRGFLPIPKAGCRLRIENMMTGETQTQFLYCSLPAARTERVDWELKSSYCGNIRITVDSLRCFDVFGMFSVKEMPETKGQAIVLPDIFPTEVVITESNTANWESVTYSSVKKGDDPSEIFGIREYMPGDSLKSIHWKLSGKLDELYVKELSLPVENSILVVYETGILGEKPEKSCVRDAMMEAFLSVSQSLIENGHIHALGWYDQKKERFTCEEVPTEDDLAAMLGGLLAIRPGVNGYSTLHYYLQDYIENPFAHILYITAHQPGAELDRLMQFCTVSVLLCREKLSEREQEAQGTHLLFSPDNMEEALCQLIV from the coding sequence ATGGCAAAATCCAGGATTTGTTATGGGATCTGGTTTCTGCTTACACTCCTGCTGTATCTTTGGTCTGATTCCTGGACGGCGCTGTTTTTGGTAGCAGCGACAGTACTGTTGGCGGTGTTTGGCAAAATCAGTGTGCTTCTGATGAAAAAAAAGGTGGAATGTACGTTTGAAATACGCAGGATGACAAGTAAGAAAAAACCGATACGCGGCGTACTGTGCATGACGAACCGGGGGTTTTTGCCGATTCCGAAAGCCGGCTGCCGGCTGCGCATTGAGAATATGATGACCGGAGAGACGCAGACGCAGTTCCTGTACTGTTCACTTCCGGCTGCCAGAACAGAGCGGGTGGACTGGGAGTTAAAGAGCAGTTACTGTGGGAATATCAGAATCACGGTGGACAGTCTTCGGTGTTTTGATGTTTTTGGCATGTTTTCTGTGAAAGAAATGCCGGAAACGAAAGGGCAGGCAATTGTACTGCCGGATATTTTCCCCACGGAAGTTGTGATTACCGAGAGCAATACTGCCAACTGGGAAAGCGTAACGTATTCCAGTGTGAAAAAGGGTGATGACCCCAGTGAAATATTTGGAATCCGTGAATATATGCCTGGGGACAGCTTAAAAAGTATACACTGGAAGCTTTCCGGGAAGCTGGATGAACTGTATGTCAAAGAACTGAGCCTGCCGGTGGAAAATTCCATTCTGGTGGTTTATGAGACGGGGATCCTGGGTGAAAAGCCTGAGAAATCCTGTGTCCGTGATGCCATGATGGAGGCATTTCTTTCGGTATCGCAGTCGCTGATCGAAAACGGACATATCCATGCGCTGGGATGGTATGACCAGAAGAAAGAGCGGTTTACCTGTGAGGAAGTGCCAACGGAGGATGATCTTGCAGCTATGCTTGGCGGATTACTGGCGATTCGGCCCGGTGTGAACGGATACAGCACCCTGCATTATTATCTGCAGGATTATATTGAAAATCCGTTTGCACATATCCTTTATATTACGGCACATCAGCCGGGGGCTGAACTTGACCGGCTGATGCAGTTCTGTACAGTAAGTGTTCTGCTGTGCAGGGAAAAACTTTCTGAAAGAGAGCAGGAAGCACAGGGTACACATCTGTTGTTTTCGCCGGATAATATGGAGGAAGCGCTGTGCCAGCTGATTGTTTAG
- a CDS encoding transglutaminase family protein — protein MSETKRKSKKKNQGLNMEIVQELSAKGRFLKGLNEAGSVFVLYAGIMLSLLSMFAVPKQVWGAAAGGVAVMVLLLAGGKLKKAGYVICTLLFAAFLIVILLKRTPVYQGLLLVCNDALAQLGHHLGVMKDAFEVTAPETLYFLCYVMFVGTVSVFLALICYSVAESRNNYLLFLLLLPLLVLQMVSGVSESSWPLLLLLLGIILSIAASSAGGTNTKKNAGITKNAALAEMLGMLAVIFMAVLLILQAALPVTSYQTAGFVTALREKIHSTIENIRYEKDKTNSFTQGQFIGLKDLKLTDKTALKVVMDKPTSMYLKGYVGSVYTSEGWEETDKPVFYENKELLAGLHEKNFNALTQLPDIYRLEKPDTEDEKVKIKIQNVNAGSKYIYVPYELESDPNEIGQSKVLGDERIMAKGLFGNRLYQYQTSFNMVRQYPQIATEYYNRKDENEFSDYAQAESYYNAYVYQQYTEVSPDMMTLLQTHLKMEPAGEGTHLAYEDANAAVMGYLNKKITYSEEITEFTGGDFLKNFLEVSAKGYSVHYATAATMMYRYFGIPARYVEGYLITPELVKDAESYDEISVTGKEAHAWVEIYQDGIGWVPMEVTPPYLDKMERPDYEIAPSSMFGDDGEQGGARDGESEQMEDDTPDTPPDEEKQKKKEASRIGFWVLMGALTMLALWLLLFIIYILAKRHAMYKELKAIKSADDRTAVCLLGRYLEKWLCYAGLWNGSGSRYEVCGVLTEHYGEAVAQEYRHMVDIVQKGAYSDRDISGEERREAVEFTGKMRKNILKKTKFRKKIRMKLWDFMY, from the coding sequence ATGAGTGAGACAAAAAGAAAATCAAAGAAAAAGAATCAAGGATTAAATATGGAGATTGTACAGGAACTTTCCGCAAAAGGACGGTTTCTGAAGGGGCTGAATGAGGCGGGAAGCGTCTTTGTGCTCTATGCGGGGATTATGTTGTCACTTCTGTCCATGTTTGCTGTTCCGAAACAGGTTTGGGGAGCCGCTGCCGGCGGGGTGGCGGTGATGGTTTTGCTGCTGGCAGGCGGGAAACTTAAAAAAGCTGGTTATGTGATATGCACACTGTTGTTTGCAGCATTCCTGATTGTTATTTTGCTAAAGAGAACACCGGTATACCAGGGCCTGCTGCTGGTTTGCAATGATGCGCTTGCGCAGCTTGGGCATCATCTGGGCGTGATGAAGGATGCGTTTGAGGTTACGGCACCGGAAACATTATATTTTTTATGTTACGTGATGTTTGTGGGGACAGTTTCTGTCTTTCTGGCTTTAATCTGCTATAGCGTGGCGGAGAGCAGAAATAATTATCTGTTGTTTTTGCTTCTGCTGCCCTTGCTTGTGCTGCAGATGGTGTCTGGCGTGTCTGAATCATCCTGGCCGCTGCTTTTGCTGTTGCTTGGTATTATCCTGAGCATTGCCGCAAGCAGTGCCGGTGGGACAAATACTAAGAAAAATGCAGGTATTACAAAAAATGCGGCCCTGGCGGAGATGCTTGGGATGCTGGCAGTAATCTTTATGGCAGTGCTGCTCATACTGCAGGCGGCGCTGCCTGTGACTTCGTATCAGACAGCCGGATTTGTCACTGCTCTTCGGGAAAAAATCCACAGTACAATAGAAAACATACGTTATGAAAAAGATAAGACGAATTCTTTTACACAGGGACAGTTCATTGGGCTGAAAGATTTAAAGCTGACAGACAAGACAGCGCTGAAGGTTGTAATGGATAAGCCGACATCCATGTATCTGAAAGGGTACGTGGGAAGTGTTTATACCTCGGAAGGATGGGAAGAAACGGACAAACCCGTCTTTTATGAGAACAAAGAGCTGTTGGCGGGCCTGCATGAGAAAAACTTTAATGCGCTGACACAGCTGCCGGATATTTACCGACTGGAAAAGCCGGACACAGAAGATGAAAAGGTTAAGATAAAGATACAGAATGTAAATGCAGGCAGCAAATACATATATGTACCGTATGAGCTTGAAAGTGATCCCAATGAGATTGGGCAGTCCAAAGTGCTTGGAGATGAACGGATCATGGCAAAAGGATTGTTCGGAAACCGCCTGTACCAGTATCAGACTTCATTCAATATGGTCAGACAGTATCCACAGATAGCAACTGAATACTATAATCGCAAAGATGAAAACGAATTCAGTGATTATGCACAGGCTGAGAGCTATTATAATGCGTATGTTTATCAGCAGTACACAGAGGTATCCCCGGATATGATGACACTGCTGCAGACGCATCTGAAAATGGAACCTGCCGGAGAGGGAACCCATCTGGCTTATGAGGATGCAAATGCGGCGGTGATGGGATATTTAAATAAAAAGATTACATATTCGGAGGAAATTACAGAATTTACAGGCGGTGATTTTCTGAAAAACTTCCTGGAAGTATCAGCAAAAGGATATTCTGTACACTATGCCACTGCAGCGACGATGATGTATCGGTATTTTGGCATACCGGCACGTTACGTGGAGGGGTATCTGATTACCCCCGAACTGGTAAAGGATGCAGAAAGTTACGATGAGATCAGTGTGACCGGCAAGGAAGCCCACGCCTGGGTGGAAATCTATCAGGATGGGATCGGCTGGGTGCCGATGGAGGTCACACCGCCCTATCTTGACAAGATGGAGCGGCCGGATTATGAAATTGCCCCATCCTCCATGTTTGGAGATGACGGGGAACAAGGCGGAGCCAGGGATGGTGAATCCGAGCAGATGGAGGATGACACCCCGGATACGCCTCCTGACGAGGAAAAACAAAAGAAGAAAGAAGCCTCCAGGATTGGATTTTGGGTGCTGATGGGAGCGCTCACCATGCTGGCGCTGTGGCTGCTGCTGTTCATCATCTATATACTGGCAAAACGTCATGCAATGTATAAAGAGCTCAAGGCGATCAAATCGGCGGATGACAGAACTGCAGTCTGCCTGCTGGGCAGATATCTCGAAAAATGGCTGTGCTATGCCGGACTATGGAACGGGAGCGGTTCCCGCTATGAAGTGTGCGGTGTGCTGACTGAGCATTATGGCGAGGCAGTTGCCCAGGAATATCGGCATATGGTTGATATTGTCCAGAAGGGAGCGTACAGTGACCGGGATATCAGCGGTGAGGAACGACGCGAGGCAGTGGAATTTACCGGTAAAATGAGAAAAAACATCCTGAAGAAAACGAAATTCAGAAAGAAAATACGCATGAAATTATGGGATTTTATGTACTGA